CCTTTGAAAAACCATGAGAAGAAGCTTCTAAGGGTTTTAAAGAGCCGTGATATGGTTATACATATAGCTCCATCTCTAGACATAGTAGATGGAAGGATTATTGCTAGAGATATTGACGATACTATAAAAACTGTGTCTAGACCTAGATAAATTAGATGATGTAGCCATGCCTTAGATGATAATGAGGATGATTATGGCTGTGGCTAACAATACAAAGCCTATCTATATATGTAGTATATGTGGTGTCTATACAGAGGAGGAGATTCATTGTGGGAGAAGGACAAGGCTCTTCCTAGATAGCTCTAGGAGAGAGTCTCTAAGTAAGCTAATGTCTTTTCTCCTAAGACATGATCCAGAGTCTATAGGTCTTAAGATGGATAGTTCTGGATGGGTCTATATAGATGATCTTGTAGATGGTATTAGGAATAGATGGAGAAATTCGCATCTATATAGATGGGTGGAGAAGGAACATGTTATAGCGATAGCTATGCTAGATCCAAAGGGGAGATTTGAGATTTGTGGAGATAGGATTAGAGCTAGATATGGACATAGCAAAAATCTTGATATAGAGATAGATTATCCAAGGGATATAGAGACAAAGATTCTGTATCACGGTACAGCAAGAGAATTTATAGATAGGATATCTATAGAGGGTTTAAAGCCTATGAATAGACACTATGTCCATCTAACAATAGATATGGTAGATGCATGTATAGTTGGAGAAAGACATAGTGGAAATCCAGTTGTATTGAAGATAGATGCAGATTGTGTTAGAAGCCATGGAATAGATATATACATAGCATCAAAAAGCATTAGATTAGCAAAACATGTTCCACGAAAATGCATCATAGAAACACTTGAGTGTACCCATATAAAAGAGCTTTAGGCTAAGTACCCTAATAGCCCATTCCAAGTGCTAAACTTTATTAACTTATCTAGCTACTATATTCTTGGCATATCCTATGAATATTGTTAAAGTCTATAAAAAAGGTATTATAGTCTTACCAAAGAGCATAATGGAGAGAGTAGGTATAGAGGAGGGAATGCTTCTCGAAGTTACTGTAGAAGACGATAGAATTATTTTAAAGCCTCTTGATCTCTGGCATAGGGTATGGGGATGCAATAGGGGTAGAGGCTCTGCTGAAGAAGCAGAGCTGGAGCTTGATCTTGAGGAGGAAGAATTTTGGAGTCGGAGGGAATTAGAGAAATAGTTATTGACACCTATACCCTTCTAGCTATAGTATATGATGAGATTAGCAATAGAGCTAGAAATATCTTGGACTCTATATATAGGAGAAGGATTATAGGGGTAATACCTATAACCGTAGTATATGAATATATTATTCATTGGTTAAGGGGAAGGATACCTGCTTTCAAAAATATTGATGAAGTTATAGCCTATCTGCAAAACTATTTTAGAGTAGTAGATCTATCTTCTGATGACTATATAGAGGCAGCAAAATAAAGATTAGAGGGGATGAAATTCTTAGGAAGGCTGAGTATGAAAGTATTAGATATAGGAGGCTAAGTATTGTTGATTCAACTATAATAGCATTAGCTCGTAAAAGAGGTGTACCTATACTGACAGGTGATAAAGATTTAACATATGTTGCATTGAAAGAAGGTGTAGAGGTTATCTGGTAGAGATATAGATATATCTATTGCTGATAGCCAAGAATCTCAGCAACTTCTCTTAGAATATCATCCTCAGATCTATTGCTTTCAACAAGCTGATGCTCTGCATAACTAGGCTTACGCTCATTGACATCCATTTTCCTAGATACCATCTCAACAGCTTTTCTACTTGGATGTGTAGCTATATCTATATACGCCCTCACTATAGCAGCTATAGTAGCTTCCTGAAGAACTATCCTCTGATCGCTAAACTCTATAAGTATTCTGATATGTCTATGTCCAGGAGGTATAAATGCAACAATACGTCTAACATCCTCATTCCTATAAATCTTTAAGCCATCCATATAGGATACCTAACAACTGTATCTATACCCAACACATCTTATTATCCTAACATATTTCACTAGTTATATAGATGATGATAGCGTCCTATACCGAGGGTGTGAGGACATCCACCGGGGGTTCAGGTCTGAACCTCGCTCTTAATCACTTTTAGATACTTCTAATTACTTTCTTCATCCCTTCATGTCTTATTCCCCTGCTCTGTCTGGCTTCACTCTTCATTGCAGGGGCTCTTGGGGGTGACCCAGGCACCCCTGCATACCCTTCTAATACTTTTAGCCAGATATTCATAGCACCTATCTTATCTCTATCAGCTCTGAAACCACATCTATGACATATCCCAAGTCTTCCAATGTATCTAATTTTTGATCTGCATCTTGGGCATTTTGAAGATGTTTTCCTCGGATCCACAAATATTATAGGGACATTGTATTCTATAGCTTTACTCATTATTG
Above is a genomic segment from Ignisphaera aggregans DSM 17230 containing:
- a CDS encoding phosphotransferase KptA/Tpt1 (COGs: COG1859 RNA:NAD 2'-phosphotransferase~InterPro IPR002745~KEGG: smr:Smar_0558 phosphotransferase KptA/Tpt1~PFAM: phosphotransferase KptA/Tpt1~SPTR: A3DM05 Phosphotransferase KptA/Tpt1~PFAM: RNA 2'-phosphotransferase, Tpt1 / KptA family); amino-acid sequence: MAVANNTKPIYICSICGVYTEEEIHCGRRTRLFLDSSRRESLSKLMSFLLRHDPESIGLKMDSSGWVYIDDLVDGIRNRWRNSHLYRWVEKEHVIAIAMLDPKGRFEICGDRIRARYGHSKNLDIEIDYPRDIETKILYHGTAREFIDRISIEGLKPMNRHYVHLTIDMVDACIVGERHSGNPVVLKIDADCVRSHGIDIYIASKSIRLAKHVPRKCIIETLECTHIKEL
- a CDS encoding transcriptional regulator, AbrB family (InterPro IPR007159:IPR006339~KEGG: smr:Smar_0067 AbrB family transcriptional regulator~PFAM: SpoVT/AbrB domain protein~SPTR: A3DKM0 Transcriptional regulator, AbrB family~TIGRFAM: transcriptional regulator, AbrB family~PFAM: SpoVT / AbrB like domain~TIGRFAM: looped-hinge helix DNA binding domain, AbrB family) gives rise to the protein MNIVKVYKKGIIVLPKSIMERVGIEEGMLLEVTVEDDRIILKPLDLWHRVWGCNRGRGSAEEAELELDLEEEEFWSRRELEK
- a CDS encoding conserved hypothetical protein (KEGG: hbu:Hbut_0267 hypothetical protein~SPTR: A2BJH8 Putative uncharacterized protein), giving the protein MDGLKIYRNEDVRRIVAFIPPGHRHIRILIEFSDQRIVLQEATIAAIVRAYIDIATHPSRKAVEMVSRKMDVNERKPSYAEHQLVESNRSEDDILREVAEILGYQQ